The proteins below are encoded in one region of Cucurbita pepo subsp. pepo cultivar mu-cu-16 chromosome LG10, ASM280686v2, whole genome shotgun sequence:
- the LOC111803389 gene encoding MLO-like protein 10 — MLLVYYLCLCLSLLWGKSWAASAGGDGTTRELDQTPTWAVAGVCAIIIVISIALEKLLHKVGTWLTDKHKRALFEAVEKVKAELMILGFISLLLAFGQNYIIKICIPTGMANTMLPCAAAKGVDEEKDSSGAGESEHHRRLLWYERRVLAGHGGTVTCEKGHVPLISISGLHQLHLFIFFLAVFHVVYSAITMMLGRLKIRGWKAWEEETSTHNYEFSNDNARFRLTHDTSFVKAHTSFWTKLPVFFYIGCFFRQFFRSVGKADYMTLRNGFIAVHLAPGSKFDFQKYIKRSLEDDFKIIVGVSPVLWASFVVFLLINVYGWQALFWTSLIPVIIILAVGTKLQGVLTKMALEITERHAVVQGIPLVQASDKYFWFGKPQLVLYLIHFALFSNAFQITYFFWIWYSFGLKSCFHTNFTLALVKVGLGVGVLCLCSYITLPLHALVTQMGSRMKKSIFDEQTSKALKKWHMAVKKRHGKSPTRKLGSPNVSPMHSSSAYTLRRFKTTGHSNKSSMYEEAEASDYEVDPLSPKTDTPDFTVRIDRGDEHQTEIIESEHSERRNEEDFSFAKPGPVKRP; from the exons ATGTTGCTGGTTTATTATTTGTGTCTGTGTTTGAGTTTGTTGTGGGGGAAATCGTGGGCGGCTTCTGCCGGCGGCGATGGCACCACGAGGGAGCTCGATCAGACTCCAACGTGGGCCGTTGCCGGTGTTTGTGCTATTATCATCGTTATTTCTATCGCCTTGGAGAAACTCCTCCATAAAGTTGGAACG TGGCTTACGGATAAGCACAAGAGAGCCCTCTTTGAAGCTGTGGAGAAGGTTAAAGCTG AGCTGATGATTCTGGGATTCATTTCACTGCTCCTCGCCTTTGGACAGAACTATATCATTAAAATCTGCATCCCCACAGGGATGGCAAACACTATGCTACCGTGTGCAGCGGCCAAAGGCGTCGATGAGGAGAAGGACTCGAGCGGAGCCGGTGAAAGTGAACATCATAGACGACTTCTATGGTATGAACGTAGGGTGTTGGCTGGTCATGGTGGTACTGTTACTTGCGAGAAA GGTCATGTGCCACTTATATCTATCTCAGGATTGCATCAGTTGCacttattcattttcttcttggctGTGTTTCACGTAGTGTATAGTGCTATCACAATGATGCTTGGGAGGCTAAAG ATTCGAGGTTGGAAGGCATGGGAGGAGGAGACCTCAACTCACAACTATGAGTTCTCAAATG ATAACGCACGATTTCGGCTCACTCACGATACATCATTCGTGAAAGCCCACACGAGTTTTTGGACAAAACTCCCTGTCTTCTTTTATATT GGATGCTTCTTTCGACAGTTTTTTAGGTCGGTTGGTAAGGCTGACTACATGACGTTACGTAACGGATTCATCGCT GTTCATCTAGCTCCAGGAAGTAAATTTgactttcaaaaatatattaaaaggtCTCTAGAGGATGACTTCAAAATTATCGTCGGAGTGAG TCCCGTGCTTTGGGCATCGTTTGTCGTGTTCTTGCTCATAAACGTTTATG gATGGCAGGCATTGTTTTGGACATCCTTAATCCCTGTGATT ATAATCCTGGCTGTTGGAACAAAGCTTCAAGGAGTTCTGACAAAAATGGCTCTTGAAATCACAGAAAGACATGCTGTTGTTCAAGGAATCCCTCTTGTTCAGGCATCGGATAAATACTTCTGGTTTGGCAAGCCTCAGCTGGTTCTTTATCTCATCCACTTCGCTTTGTTTTCG aacGCGTTCCAAATAACGTACTTCTTCTGGATTTGG TATTCCTTTGGGCTAAAATCCTGCTTCCATACTAATTTCACGCTTGCACTTGTAAAAGTTGGTCTCGG GGTTGGCGTTCTCTGTCTTTGCAGCTATATTACTCTTCCACTCCATGCTCTTGTGACTCAG ATGGGTTCGCGTATGAAGAAGTCGATCTTCGATGAACAAACATCGAAGGCCCTCAAGAAGTGGCACATGGCTGTTAAGAAGCGGCATGGAAAGTCCCCGACTCGTAAGCTGGGGAGTCCGAATGTGTCGCCAATGCATTCATCATCTGCATACACATTGCGCCGTTTCAAGACCACAGGGCACTCAAACAAATCATCCATGTATGAGGAGGCTGAGGCATCTGATTATGAAGTTGATCCGTTGTCGCCTAAAACTGATACTCCAGATTTTACTGTTCGAATAGACCGTGGCGATGAACATCAAACTGAAATAATTGAATCCGAGCATTCAGAAAGAAGGAATGAAGAAGATTTCTCATTTGCTAAGCCTGGGCCAGTGAAAAGACCTTGA
- the LOC111803388 gene encoding monosaccharide-sensing protein 2-like — protein sequence MRGAVLVATAAAIGNMLQGWDNATIAGAVMYIKKEFKLEGDPTTEGLIVAMSLIGATVITTFSGPLSDSIGRRPMMIMSSILYFASGLVMFWAPDVHILLLARLLDGFGIGLAVTLVPVYISETAPAEIRGLLNTLPQFTGSIGMFLSYCMVFGMSLTKSPSWRMMLGILFMPSLVYLALTLLFLPESPRWLVSKGRMNEAKKVLQALRGREDVAGELALLVEGLGSSGDTSVEEYIIGPASGESSTRKGQIRLYGPEGGQSLIAKPVTGQSTFGIVSRHGSIVNQSMPLIDPVVTLFGSVHEKVPGETGSMRSMLLPNFGSMLNNMAGDQQGKEDHWDMESQKEGDGDASDPEADYEETLKSPLLSRQTSTTVDKDVVSRRGSSIMMRPNAAGETVSATGIGGGWQLMWKRTERVDGTGKKEEGYQRIYLHQDGADAHQHGSALSVPGGEMQGEGEYIQAAGLVSQSALRIGSFPIGSEVMRPTEKATKGPSWKEIFEPGVKRALFVGMGIQILQQFSGINGVLYYTPQILEQAGVGVLLSNLGLGSASASLLISALTTFLMLPSIGIAMRLMDVAGRRSLLLSTIPVLVISLIVLVIGSLVNMGSVANATISTISVVAYFCCFVMGFGPVPNILCSEIFPTRVRGLCIAICALTFWIGDIIVTYSLPVMLTSIGLGGVFGAYAIICIISWIFVFLKVPETKGMPLEVISDFFAVGAKQPDAADL from the exons ATGAGGGGAGCTGTGCTCGTTGCAACCGCTGCTGCAATAGGGAACATGTTGCAAGGTTGGGATAACGCGACAATTGCAG GAGCTGTTATGTACATCAAGAAGGAATTCAAATTGGAAGGTGATCCTACAACTGAAGGGCTAATCGTGGCCATGTCACTAATTGGAGCTACAGTTATTACAACATTCTCGGGACCCTTATCCGATTCAATCGGACGGCGTCCTATGATGATAATGTCCTCGATTCTTTATTTCGCCAGTGGTCTTGTTATGTTCTGGGCACCTGATGTTCATATCCTGTTATTAGCTAGGCTTTTAGATGGGTTTGGAATCGGGCTTGCTGTTACCCTGGTTCCTGTCTATATTTCTGAAACTGCTCCAGCTGAGATTCGGGGGCTGTTAAACACCCTACCTCAGTTCACTGGTTCTATTGGAATGTTTTTGTCATACTGTATGGTTTTTGGAATGTCCTTGACGAAATCACCTAGCTGGAGAATGATGCTTGGGATCCTCTTTATGCCATCTCTAGTTTACCTTGCTTTAACATTACTGTTTCTCCCTGAATCTCCACGTTGGCTTGTCAGCAAAGGCCGAATGAACGAGGCCAAGAAAGTTCTGCAGGCACTACGTGGGAGGGAGGATGTTGCAGGGGAGCTAGCCCTGCTGGTCGAGGGTCTGGGTTCAAGTGGAGACACGTCCGTAGAAGAGTACATAATTGGCCCAGCATCTGGAGAATCGAGTACGAGAAAGGGTCAGATCAGGTTATATGGACCTGAGGGAGGCCAGTCTTTGATTGCCAAACCTGTTACTGGACAGAGTACATTTGGCATAGTATCCCGCCATGGTAGCATTGTTAATCAGAGTATGCCATTGATAGATCCTGTGGTAACTCTCTTTGGCAGTGTCCATGAGAAGGTTCCTGGTGAGACAGGAAGTATGCGCAGCATGcttcttccaaattttggaAGCATGCTCAATAATATGGCGGGCGATCAGCAAG GGAAAGAGGATCACTGGGATATGGAAAGCCAGAAGGAAGGTGATGGTGATGCATCTGATCCAGAAGCTGATTATGAGGAGACTTTGAAGAGCCCATTGCTCTCACGTCAGACGTCAACCACGGTAGACAAGGATGTCGTCTCAAGGAGAGGCAGCAGCATCATGATGCGACCAAATGCTGCTGGTGAGACCGTAAGTGCTACTGGAATTGGTGGTGGCTGGCAACTGATGTGGAAAAGAACCGAGCGAGTTGATGGAACtgggaaaaaagaagagggaTATCAAAGGATATACTTGCATCAAGATGGCGCAGATGCGCATCAGCATGGATCTGCTCTTTCTGTTCCTGGAGGTGAAATGCAGGGAGAGGGAGAATATATTCAAGCAGCTGGTCTGGTCAGCCAATCTGCACTACGAATTGGCAGTTTTCCTATCGGATCAGAAGTCATGCGTCCAACTGAAAAGGCCACTAAAGGGCCATCGTGGAAAGAGATCTTCGAGCCAGGCGTCAAACGTGCACTGTTTGTTGGGATGGGAATTCAGATTCTTCAGCAG TTTTCAGGGAtaaatggtgtactttattACACACCTCAGATTCTAGAACAGGCAGGAGTCGGAGTGCTTCTGTCCAATCTGGGCCTTGGTTCAGCCTCTGCATCACTGCTCATTAGTGCTCTGACTACATTTCTGATGCTTCCTTCCATAGGCATTGCCATGAGGCTGATGGACGTAGCTGGTAGAAg GTCTCTTCTGCTATCTACCATTCCTGTACTTGTAATATCACTGATCGTGCTTGTCATTGGTAGCTTGGTGAACATGGGTTCTGTTGCCAATGCAACAATCTCAACCATCAGTGTTGTAGCTTACTTCTGTTGCTTTGTCATGGGCTTTGGTCCAGTCCCCAACATCCTCTGCTCCGAGATCTTTCCAACTCGAGTTCGAGGCCTTTGCATTGCTATATGTGCCCTCACATTCTGGATCGGAGACATCATCGTCACCTACTCACTTCCAGTTATGCTCACTTCCATCGGACTCGGCGGGGTGTTCGGTGCCTATGCCATTATATGCATCATTTCCTGGATATTCGTCTTCCTCAAAGTTCCCGAGACCAAGGGCATGCCCCTGGAGGTGATCTCTGACTTCTTTGCAGTGGGAGCCAAACAGCCCGATGCTGCAGATCTTTGA
- the LOC111803069 gene encoding plant intracellular Ras-group-related LRR protein 4-like isoform X3, with protein MEVSISPKSTQEVVDEIMKLHRSLPLRPGIEEVEGAKVLISNVDKEAQIKLEAIERQTKNQDVPEELFMILLDMQRNFISFKSVEDKWEAMRLLEIENVHYLFDEMLQRASKCVSPSPSTSLQTPNAVSSPSYPTSTATLNRSSAVPSVSGSVSTFTAAPSSLFYNSEKGPTKTAAQLFSRDDSYVPTGNKASYMDGFGARPGVSSSSFIKDPTLKQASSSGKDGEKYNLMALASVIEKAKKGSQVLDLRNKLMNQVEWLPESIGKLTSLVSLDLSENRLVALPETIGALSQLEKLDLHANRLNNLPGSFTDLTSLIHLDLRGNELVSLPVSFGKLIHLEEIDLSSNLLTSLPESIGNLVKLRRLNLETNNIEEIPHTIGRCTSLRELTADYNRLKALPEAVGKIESLEILSVRYNNIKQLPTTMSSLTNLRELDVSFNELESVPESLCFATKLVKINIGNNFADLQYLPKSIGNLEMLEELDISNNQIRVLPDSFRMLTRLRVLRAEENPFEVPPRQIFANGAQAVVQYMIDLHENRNVKSEPVSRERKRRWWHRFIFCRSDPTSNPRA; from the exons ATGGAGGTTTCGATTTCTCCTAAATCAACACAAGAAGTGGTGGATGAGATAATGAAACTCCACAGATCTCTGCCGCTCAGGCCTGGAATTGAAGAAGTTGAAGGGGCCAAGGTTCTGATCAGCAATGTGGATAAAGAAGCCCAAATCAAACTGGAAGCCATTGAAAGACAGACCAAGAATCAAGATGTTCCAGAAGAGCTTTTCATGATCTTGCTTGATATGCAGAGGAATTTCATCTCCTTCAAAAGCGTAGAAGATAAGTGGGAAGCAATGAGATTGCTGGAAATTGAAAATGTCCACTACCTGTTCGACGAAATGCTTCAGAGAGCTTCAAAGTGcgtttctccttctccttc AACCTCTTTACAAACACCCAATGCCGTTTCCTCTCCTTCCTATCCAACTTCGACCGCTACTTTGAATAGAAGCTCCGCCGTTCCTTCTGTTTCTGGGAGTGTCAGTACCTTCACTGCAGCACCTTCAAGCTTGTTCTACAATTCTGAGAAAGGGCCTACGAAAACCGCCGCTCAATTATTCTCTCGAGATGACAGTTACGTCCCAACAGGCAACAAAGCTTCGTATATGGATGGCTTTGGAGCTAGGCCAGGCGTTTCTTCCTCGTCCTTTATCAAGGATCCAACCTTAAAACAAGCAAGTTCCTCAG GTAAAGATGGTGAAAAGTATAATTTGATGGCGCTGGCTAGTGTTATTGAGAAAGCAAAGAAGGGTAGTCAAGTTCTTGATCTAAGAAACAAGCTGATGAACCAAGTAGAATGGCTGCCTGAATCTATAGGGAAGTTGACCAGTTTGGTTTCTTTAGATTTATCTGAGAATCGTCTTGTGGCTCTGCCAGAAACCATTGGAGCTCTTTCCCAATTGGAGAAATTGGATTTGCATGCCAACAGGCTCAATAATCTTCCAGGCTCTTTCACAGATCTCACCAGTTTGATCCATTTGGATCTCAGGGGAAACGAATTAGTATCTTTGCCTGTTTCATTTGGGAAGCTGATTCATCTTGAGGAGATTGATCTAAGTTCAAACTTACTCACTTCACTCCCTGAATCCATTGGTAATCTTGTGAAGTTGAGAAGATTGAACTTGGAGACCAACAATATTGAGGAGATCCCTCATACGATTGGTCGGTGTACGTCGCTCCGTGAGCTGACTGCCGATTATAATCGGCTTAAAGCACTTCCTGAAGCTGTAGGAAAGATAGAGAGTCTAGAGATTTTGTCTGTGCGTTACAATAACATCAAACAATTGCCAACAACCATGTCCTCTCTCACAAATCTGAGGGAGCTTGATGTAAGTTTCAATGAGCTTGAATCTGTACCAGAGAGCTTATGTTTTGCAACCAAACTCGTCAAGATAAACATTGGAAACAACTTTGCGGATTTGCAATATCTGCCAAAGTCAATCGGGAACCTAGAAATGCTCGAAGAACTGGATATTAGCAATAACCAGATACGGGTTCTTCCAGATTCGTTCAGAATGCTGACTCGGCTTCGTGTTCTCCGAGCAGAAGAGAATCCGTTCGAAGTACCCCCCAGACAGATATTTGCCAACGGCGCGCAG GCTGTTGTTCAATACATGATTGATCTACATGAGAACAGAAATGTGAAATCAGAACCAGTTAGTagggagaggaagaggaggtgGTGGCATAGGTTCATCTTCTGCAGAAGCGATCCAACAAGCAACCCGAGGGCTTAA
- the LOC111803069 gene encoding plant intracellular Ras-group-related LRR protein 4-like isoform X2, translated as MEVSISPKSTQEVVDEIMKLHRSLPLRPGIEEVEGAKVLISNVDKEAQIKLEAIERQTKNQDVPEELFMILLDMQRNFISFKSVEDKWEAMRLLEIENVHYLFDEMLQRASKCVSPSPSTSLQTPNAVSSPSYPTSTATLNRSSAVPSVSGSVSTFTAAPSSLFYNSEKGPTKTAAQLFSRDDSYVPTGNKASYMDGFGARPGVSSSSFIKDPTLKQASSSGKDGEKYNLMALASVIEKAKKGSQVLDLRNKLMNQVEWLPESIGKLTSLVSLDLSENRLVALPETIGALSQLEKLDLHANRLNNLPGSFTDLTSLIHLDLRGNELVSLPVSFGKLIHLEEIDLSSNLLTSLPESIGNLVKLRRLNLETNNIEEIPHTIGRCTSLRELTADYNRLKALPEAVGKIESLEILSVRYNNIKQLPTTMSSLTNLRELDVSFNELESVPESLCFATKLVKINIGNNFADLQYLPKSIGNLEMLEELDISNNQIRVLPDSFRMLTRLRVLRAEENPFEVPPRQIFANGAQAVVQYMIDLHENRNVKSEPVSRERKRRWWHRFIFCRSDPTSNPRA; from the exons ATGGAGGTTTCGATTTCTCCTAAATCAACACAAGAAGTGGTGGATGAGATAATGAAACTCCACAGATCTCTGCCGCTCAGGCCTGGAATTGAAGAAGTTGAAGGGGCCAAGGTTCTGATCAGCAATGTGGATAAAGAAGCCCAAATCAAACTGGAAGCCATTGAAAGACAGACCAAGAATCAAGATGTTCCAGAAGAGCTTTTCATGATCTTGCTTGATATGCAGAGGAATTTCATCTCCTTCAAAAGCGTAGAAGATAAGTGGGAAGCAATGAGATTGCTGGAAATTGAAAATGTCCACTACCTGTTCGACGAAATGCTTCAGAGAGCTTCAAAGTGcgtttctccttctccttcaacCTCA TTACAAACACCCAATGCCGTTTCCTCTCCTTCCTATCCAACTTCGACCGCTACTTTGAATAGAAGCTCCGCCGTTCCTTCTGTTTCTGGGAGTGTCAGTACCTTCACTGCAGCACCTTCAAGCTTGTTCTACAATTCTGAGAAAGGGCCTACGAAAACCGCCGCTCAATTATTCTCTCGAGATGACAGTTACGTCCCAACAGGCAACAAAGCTTCGTATATGGATGGCTTTGGAGCTAGGCCAGGCGTTTCTTCCTCGTCCTTTATCAAGGATCCAACCTTAAAACAAGCAAGTTCCTCAG GTAAAGATGGTGAAAAGTATAATTTGATGGCGCTGGCTAGTGTTATTGAGAAAGCAAAGAAGGGTAGTCAAGTTCTTGATCTAAGAAACAAGCTGATGAACCAAGTAGAATGGCTGCCTGAATCTATAGGGAAGTTGACCAGTTTGGTTTCTTTAGATTTATCTGAGAATCGTCTTGTGGCTCTGCCAGAAACCATTGGAGCTCTTTCCCAATTGGAGAAATTGGATTTGCATGCCAACAGGCTCAATAATCTTCCAGGCTCTTTCACAGATCTCACCAGTTTGATCCATTTGGATCTCAGGGGAAACGAATTAGTATCTTTGCCTGTTTCATTTGGGAAGCTGATTCATCTTGAGGAGATTGATCTAAGTTCAAACTTACTCACTTCACTCCCTGAATCCATTGGTAATCTTGTGAAGTTGAGAAGATTGAACTTGGAGACCAACAATATTGAGGAGATCCCTCATACGATTGGTCGGTGTACGTCGCTCCGTGAGCTGACTGCCGATTATAATCGGCTTAAAGCACTTCCTGAAGCTGTAGGAAAGATAGAGAGTCTAGAGATTTTGTCTGTGCGTTACAATAACATCAAACAATTGCCAACAACCATGTCCTCTCTCACAAATCTGAGGGAGCTTGATGTAAGTTTCAATGAGCTTGAATCTGTACCAGAGAGCTTATGTTTTGCAACCAAACTCGTCAAGATAAACATTGGAAACAACTTTGCGGATTTGCAATATCTGCCAAAGTCAATCGGGAACCTAGAAATGCTCGAAGAACTGGATATTAGCAATAACCAGATACGGGTTCTTCCAGATTCGTTCAGAATGCTGACTCGGCTTCGTGTTCTCCGAGCAGAAGAGAATCCGTTCGAAGTACCCCCCAGACAGATATTTGCCAACGGCGCGCAG GCTGTTGTTCAATACATGATTGATCTACATGAGAACAGAAATGTGAAATCAGAACCAGTTAGTagggagaggaagaggaggtgGTGGCATAGGTTCATCTTCTGCAGAAGCGATCCAACAAGCAACCCGAGGGCTTAA
- the LOC111803069 gene encoding plant intracellular Ras-group-related LRR protein 4-like isoform X1 produces the protein MEVSISPKSTQEVVDEIMKLHRSLPLRPGIEEVEGAKVLISNVDKEAQIKLEAIERQTKNQDVPEELFMILLDMQRNFISFKSVEDKWEAMRLLEIENVHYLFDEMLQRASKCVSPSPSTSLQTPNAVSSPSYPTXTSLQTPNAVSSPSYPTSTATLNRSSAVPSVSGSVSTFTAAPSSLFYNSEKGPTKTAAQLFSRDDSYVPTGNKASYMDGFGARPGVSSSSFIKDPTLKQASSSGKDGEKYNLMALASVIEKAKKGSQVLDLRNKLMNQVEWLPESIGKLTSLVSLDLSENRLVALPETIGALSQLEKLDLHANRLNNLPGSFTDLTSLIHLDLRGNELVSLPVSFGKLIHLEEIDLSSNLLTSLPESIGNLVKLRRLNLETNNIEEIPHTIGRCTSLRELTADYNRLKALPEAVGKIESLEILSVRYNNIKQLPTTMSSLTNLRELDVSFNELESVPESLCFATKLVKINIGNNFADLQYLPKSIGNLEMLEELDISNNQIRVLPDSFRMLTRLRVLRAEENPFEVPPRQIFANGAQAVVQYMIDLHENRNVKSEPVSRERKRRWWHRFIFCRSDPTSNPRA, from the exons ATGGAGGTTTCGATTTCTCCTAAATCAACACAAGAAGTGGTGGATGAGATAATGAAACTCCACAGATCTCTGCCGCTCAGGCCTGGAATTGAAGAAGTTGAAGGGGCCAAGGTTCTGATCAGCAATGTGGATAAAGAAGCCCAAATCAAACTGGAAGCCATTGAAAGACAGACCAAGAATCAAGATGTTCCAGAAGAGCTTTTCATGATCTTGCTTGATATGCAGAGGAATTTCATCTCCTTCAAAAGCGTAGAAGATAAGTGGGAAGCAATGAGATTGCTGGAAATTGAAAATGTCCACTACCTGTTCGACGAAATGCTTCAGAGAGCTTCAAAGTGcgtttctccttctccttcaacCTCATTACAAACACCCAATGCCGTTTCCTCTCCTTCCTATCCAACTTNAACCTCTTTACAAACACCCAATGCCGTTTCCTCTCCTTCCTATCCAACTTCGACCGCTACTTTGAATAGAAGCTCCGCCGTTCCTTCTGTTTCTGGGAGTGTCAGTACCTTCACTGCAGCACCTTCAAGCTTGTTCTACAATTCTGAGAAAGGGCCTACGAAAACCGCCGCTCAATTATTCTCTCGAGATGACAGTTACGTCCCAACAGGCAACAAAGCTTCGTATATGGATGGCTTTGGAGCTAGGCCAGGCGTTTCTTCCTCGTCCTTTATCAAGGATCCAACCTTAAAACAAGCAAGTTCCTCAG GTAAAGATGGTGAAAAGTATAATTTGATGGCGCTGGCTAGTGTTATTGAGAAAGCAAAGAAGGGTAGTCAAGTTCTTGATCTAAGAAACAAGCTGATGAACCAAGTAGAATGGCTGCCTGAATCTATAGGGAAGTTGACCAGTTTGGTTTCTTTAGATTTATCTGAGAATCGTCTTGTGGCTCTGCCAGAAACCATTGGAGCTCTTTCCCAATTGGAGAAATTGGATTTGCATGCCAACAGGCTCAATAATCTTCCAGGCTCTTTCACAGATCTCACCAGTTTGATCCATTTGGATCTCAGGGGAAACGAATTAGTATCTTTGCCTGTTTCATTTGGGAAGCTGATTCATCTTGAGGAGATTGATCTAAGTTCAAACTTACTCACTTCACTCCCTGAATCCATTGGTAATCTTGTGAAGTTGAGAAGATTGAACTTGGAGACCAACAATATTGAGGAGATCCCTCATACGATTGGTCGGTGTACGTCGCTCCGTGAGCTGACTGCCGATTATAATCGGCTTAAAGCACTTCCTGAAGCTGTAGGAAAGATAGAGAGTCTAGAGATTTTGTCTGTGCGTTACAATAACATCAAACAATTGCCAACAACCATGTCCTCTCTCACAAATCTGAGGGAGCTTGATGTAAGTTTCAATGAGCTTGAATCTGTACCAGAGAGCTTATGTTTTGCAACCAAACTCGTCAAGATAAACATTGGAAACAACTTTGCGGATTTGCAATATCTGCCAAAGTCAATCGGGAACCTAGAAATGCTCGAAGAACTGGATATTAGCAATAACCAGATACGGGTTCTTCCAGATTCGTTCAGAATGCTGACTCGGCTTCGTGTTCTCCGAGCAGAAGAGAATCCGTTCGAAGTACCCCCCAGACAGATATTTGCCAACGGCGCGCAG GCTGTTGTTCAATACATGATTGATCTACATGAGAACAGAAATGTGAAATCAGAACCAGTTAGTagggagaggaagaggaggtgGTGGCATAGGTTCATCTTCTGCAGAAGCGATCCAACAAGCAACCCGAGGGCTTAA
- the LOC111804164 gene encoding uncharacterized protein LOC111804164, with protein MATDDWSWSCKLQIKWHRAKPIMLYVSLGYSSLSDEPNAQKINVQRSLQIDGKPAVTIGHHFLLPFRRDPLLLSRTKAIPHSDQSFSLPLNETCILVVSARNCTEVPLQLLSSMSIETDNDGIEEKSCSIKSASDNLVDPALLMPGEEFKKVFTVTSEINPPKLRVGNVLGGKDILKKGS; from the coding sequence GTCCTGGTCCTGCAAATTGCAAATCAAGTGGCATCGAGCTAAGCCCATTATGCTTTATGTATCCCTGGGTTATTCTTCACTTAGCGATGAACCAAATGCTCAAAAAATCAACGTCCAAAGGAGCTTGCAGATTGACGGAAAGCCTGCTGTCACAATCGGTCATCACTTTTTGCTGCCTTTCCGGCGGGACCCGTTGTTGCTTTCAAGGACTAAAGCAATCCCTCATTCCGACCAGTCATTTTCTCTGCCTCTAAATGAAACTTGCATACTTGTGGTCAGTGCACGGAATTGCACGGAGGTCCCGTTGCAACTATTATCATCCATGTCAATTGAAACAGATAATGACGGGATAGAAGAAAAGTCATGTTCCATCAAAAGTGCTAGCGATAACCTTGTAGACCCAGCTCTTCTCATGCCTGGGGAAGAATTTAAGAAGGTTTTCACTGTCACTTCCGAGATAAATCCACCAAAGCTTAGGGTAGGAAATGTGTTAGGTGGAAAAGATATCTTAAAAAAGGGATCATGA